A window of the Aquimarina spinulae genome harbors these coding sequences:
- a CDS encoding PaaI family thioesterase, with translation MKFEPKSDTYKKKVKESFERQQFMKLINAQLIDVQPGYCEIHVPYHSSLTQQHGFFHAGIISTIADNAAGYAGFSLMEENSSVLTVEFKINLMAPGDGELLIGKSSVLKNGRTLTICKSEVFIIKNGVEKLCAAAQLTLIELKNSSDQKSSNSDKK, from the coding sequence ATGAAATTTGAACCTAAGTCAGATACTTACAAGAAAAAAGTTAAAGAAAGCTTTGAGCGTCAACAGTTCATGAAGCTAATCAATGCACAATTGATAGACGTTCAACCGGGATATTGCGAGATCCATGTACCTTATCATTCGAGTTTAACACAACAACATGGTTTTTTTCATGCTGGAATAATTAGTACAATTGCAGATAATGCAGCTGGATATGCAGGATTTTCATTAATGGAAGAAAACTCCTCTGTTTTAACCGTAGAGTTTAAAATCAATTTAATGGCACCCGGAGACGGAGAACTGTTAATAGGAAAATCAAGCGTATTAAAAAATGGAAGAACATTAACCATCTGTAAATCTGAAGTGTTTATCATTAAAAATGGTGTAGAAAAACTGTGTGCTGCAGCGCAACTAACACTAATTGAGCTTAAAAATAGTAGTGATCAGAAAAGTAGTAATTCTGATAAGAAGTAG
- a CDS encoding trimeric intracellular cation channel family protein — MTIFNILDILGTIAFVISGSLSAMHRKLDLFGIFIIAFVTSIGGGTIRDILIGNTPVSWMQNTTTMYLIGGVTVFSIIFRNKLDYLKGSIFLFDTIGLGVFTIIGVETGINAGLEPIVSIALGATTGCFGGVIRDILCNEIPVLFRKEIYATASIAGGICFMVLYSFDLDQNITYISTALLIILIRLLVVKYKISLPLFTTANKDLTN; from the coding sequence ATGACAATTTTTAATATCTTAGATATTTTAGGAACCATTGCATTCGTAATATCAGGTTCATTAAGCGCAATGCACCGAAAATTAGATCTCTTTGGGATTTTTATCATTGCATTTGTCACTTCTATTGGTGGAGGTACTATTCGAGATATTCTTATAGGTAATACCCCAGTTTCCTGGATGCAAAATACGACCACCATGTATTTGATAGGCGGAGTTACTGTATTTTCTATCATTTTTAGAAATAAGCTCGATTATCTTAAAGGATCAATTTTTTTATTTGATACCATTGGTTTGGGAGTTTTTACGATAATAGGGGTCGAAACAGGAATTAATGCAGGGTTAGAACCTATTGTTTCTATTGCTCTTGGAGCTACAACAGGTTGTTTTGGAGGAGTAATTCGTGATATTTTATGTAATGAAATTCCTGTACTCTTCAGAAAAGAAATATATGCCACAGCTTCTATCGCGGGTGGGATATGTTTTATGGTTTTATATTCATTTGATTTGGATCAGAATATCACATATATCTCTACTGCCTTGTTAATCATTTTAATTCGATTACTAGTAGTAAAATATAAAATATCATTACCATTATTCACTACAGCAAACAAAGATCTCACTAATTGA
- a CDS encoding T9SS type A sorting domain-containing protein yields the protein MKEKLLTLGLFFIAVNSYSQIINFPDPNFKYDLTHYSTSIDTNNDGEIDVTEAQNYHGNLFIGGGQDISDLTGIEFFVNISGLYMRSNLITELDLSNNLNIRVVQVDDNRISKINLGNNIVLEALYCSFNELVDIDVSKYPVLSLVDCRNNPNLKTLDIANGNNYGSNFFCWANDNPKLTCINIDSGFTPPINHWYWKKDISASYSDICVQSSTGGLIDLGSLSDEAPESGKKVSNDIIVYPNPANSFVNIRSKEKIKELTLYTFVGEQVLQKQNTPELDISEVNRGVYWLVIETKSKTLRKKVIKE from the coding sequence ATGAAAGAAAAATTACTTACGCTAGGTCTATTTTTTATAGCAGTAAACAGTTACAGCCAGATTATTAATTTTCCTGACCCTAACTTTAAATATGATTTAACACATTATTCTACTTCAATAGATACAAATAACGATGGAGAGATTGATGTTACAGAAGCACAAAATTATCATGGAAATCTTTTTATTGGTGGCGGACAGGATATATCTGATCTAACAGGAATTGAATTTTTTGTAAATATATCCGGTCTATACATGAGAAGTAATTTAATAACCGAATTGGATTTAAGCAATAACTTAAATATAAGAGTAGTTCAGGTAGATGATAATAGAATAAGCAAAATCAATTTAGGTAACAATATTGTTTTAGAAGCACTGTATTGTTCATTTAATGAGTTGGTCGATATAGATGTAAGTAAGTATCCTGTCTTAAGTTTAGTAGATTGCCGCAATAATCCAAATCTTAAAACATTGGATATAGCAAATGGAAATAATTACGGAAGTAACTTTTTTTGTTGGGCAAATGACAATCCAAAACTAACATGTATAAACATAGATTCGGGATTTACACCACCAATAAACCATTGGTATTGGAAAAAAGATATATCTGCCAGTTATAGCGACATATGTGTGCAAAGTAGCACAGGAGGGTTGATAGATTTAGGGTCTCTTTCTGATGAGGCGCCAGAATCAGGTAAAAAAGTAAGTAATGATATTATTGTATATCCAAACCCGGCAAATAGCTTTGTTAATATTCGATCTAAAGAAAAAATAAAGGAACTTACTTTGTATACGTTTGTTGGGGAGCAAGTTTTACAAAAACAAAATACTCCTGAATTAGATATTTCTGAGGTGAATAGAGGAGTATATTGGCTTGTAATAGAGACAAAAAGTAAAACACTAAGAAAAAAAGTCATAAAGGAATAA
- a CDS encoding LytR/AlgR family response regulator transcription factor, whose translation MNVIKAILVDDEQRARNVLSNLIKRCDLNIDVLAQCSCLEDAVEEIKELQPDVVFLDVQMPNYAGYEIANFFEEMNFDIIFVTAFDEYAIKAFELSAIDYLVKPIDRKRLIEAVEKLQSKIEKQKKIEDYQILLNTIKEKEFKQIILPELGNRRIIAINTIIAIEADGSYSKIYTTENKPVTTSKNLKYFENLLPEDTSFFRSHRTWMINLKYIEVINKSSLTIILAQNITAKISRTRFSSFENTIR comes from the coding sequence ATGAATGTAATTAAAGCAATATTGGTAGATGATGAGCAAAGAGCTAGAAACGTTTTATCTAATTTGATAAAGCGGTGTGATTTAAACATAGATGTTCTTGCGCAATGTTCCTGTCTTGAAGATGCTGTCGAAGAGATTAAAGAATTACAACCCGATGTTGTTTTTTTAGATGTTCAGATGCCTAACTATGCAGGATATGAGATCGCAAATTTCTTTGAAGAAATGAATTTTGATATCATTTTTGTAACCGCTTTCGACGAATATGCTATAAAAGCTTTTGAGTTATCTGCTATAGATTACCTGGTAAAACCTATAGATAGAAAACGATTAATAGAAGCCGTAGAAAAACTGCAAAGCAAAATAGAAAAACAAAAAAAGATAGAAGATTATCAGATTTTACTAAACACCATAAAAGAAAAAGAGTTTAAACAAATCATACTTCCCGAATTAGGCAATAGACGTATTATCGCTATTAATACTATAATTGCTATTGAAGCAGATGGATCGTATAGTAAGATTTATACAACCGAAAACAAACCGGTAACTACAAGTAAGAACCTGAAATACTTTGAAAATTTACTACCCGAAGACACCTCTTTTTTTCGCTCTCACAGAACCTGGATGATAAATTTAAAGTATATTGAGGTTATTAATAAATCTAGCTTAACTATAATATTGGCACAAAATATAACTGCCAAAATATCAAGAACCCGTTTTAGCTCTTTTGAGAATACCATACGATAG
- a CDS encoding sensor histidine kinase, which translates to MNILLQLINLGITENSTPLEIKRSKVLNVSVLIILFNALFFLCVDTITQDLTFYRFIVVITQVLIYCGILYLQKMRKLLLSRGVFITAIMALIFFNANYAFRGFYGEYQYVIIPMLSLLFFDKKYINYTVLTLSIIVFYLPNYFYHNYPEKYFGYLNYAFIFIGVFLIVNLFKNLNIKNELALKENNNKLQKQNSIIETQKLLLEKAYSELEVSKKNELAFLQLKSLKSQMNPHFIFNSLNSIQDLILQQNTDASYDYIVLFAQLVRNTLNYSNKDFIAIDKELEFLEIYLQLEKLRFEDDFTYTIEHTNTEGLSVPSLIVQPFIENALIHGLLHKAGKKQLTIDFTFADDLLCTVTDNGIGRKEAKKIQARQGGHHESFALEAIQQRLEILKEQYGTGVGYQIFDLYDNGYATGTKVEIRMPFQKKY; encoded by the coding sequence ATGAATATATTACTACAATTAATTAATCTTGGGATAACTGAAAACAGTACCCCATTAGAGATAAAACGTTCTAAAGTTCTTAATGTGAGCGTTCTAATTATATTGTTTAATGCACTATTCTTTTTGTGTGTTGATACTATAACTCAGGATTTGACTTTCTATAGATTTATAGTTGTGATTACACAGGTATTAATTTACTGCGGAATATTGTACTTGCAAAAAATGAGGAAACTACTTCTTTCAAGAGGAGTTTTTATAACGGCGATAATGGCATTAATTTTTTTTAATGCTAACTATGCATTTCGAGGGTTTTATGGAGAGTATCAATATGTAATAATACCGATGCTATCTTTATTGTTTTTTGACAAAAAATACATCAATTATACGGTACTAACACTTTCTATTATAGTGTTTTACCTCCCCAATTATTTTTATCACAATTACCCCGAAAAATATTTTGGTTACCTTAATTATGCATTTATTTTCATAGGAGTGTTTTTAATTGTAAATCTCTTTAAAAACCTAAACATAAAGAATGAACTAGCATTAAAAGAGAATAATAATAAATTACAGAAACAAAATAGTATTATAGAAACGCAAAAACTACTGTTAGAAAAGGCGTATTCAGAATTAGAAGTAAGCAAAAAGAATGAGTTGGCATTTTTACAATTGAAGTCTTTAAAATCTCAAATGAACCCTCATTTTATCTTTAATTCACTTAATTCTATTCAGGATTTAATTCTTCAGCAAAATACAGATGCCTCTTATGATTATATCGTTTTATTCGCACAATTGGTTAGAAATACATTAAACTATTCTAATAAAGATTTTATTGCTATTGATAAAGAATTAGAATTTTTAGAAATATATCTTCAGTTAGAGAAATTAAGGTTCGAAGATGATTTTACATATACTATCGAACATACTAATACAGAAGGTTTGTCTGTTCCTTCATTAATCGTACAACCTTTTATAGAAAATGCGCTAATCCATGGTTTACTACACAAAGCTGGTAAAAAACAACTCACTATAGATTTTACCTTTGCAGATGATCTGTTATGTACGGTTACCGATAATGGTATTGGTAGAAAAGAGGCAAAGAAAATTCAGGCGCGACAAGGAGGACATCATGAATCCTTTGCATTAGAAGCTATACAACAGAGATTAGAAATCTTAAAAGAACAATATGGTACAGGGGTAGGTTACCAGATATTTGATTTATATGATAATGGATATGCTACAGGGACAAAAGTTGAAATCAGAATGCCTTTTCAGAAAAAATACTGA
- a CDS encoding sensor histidine kinase has translation MIKRITAWYKKIIAIGTHDEFSAIQNKHTRLVNIYILIALHTSILFYIGDLIFIQKPLSSHIISYISQFYLISVLVCNKKSFFGFAKMLWILYLFIFINLSTVMVNPGIYTEYYFLLIPGISLSIYQKKTLPIIFTLVSIVCFFIPYYYLDIYPVDHPNRMNGVVVIILFYCIYAIVNYFKKLNIRNEEKLAQAYQKLEESKKSELALLQLKSLKSQMNPHFIFNSLNSIQDLILQQNTDSSYDYVVLFSQLVRNTLNYSNKNFIAIDKELEFLEIYLQLEKLRFEDDFTYTIQHTNTEGLSVPSLIVQPFIENALIHGLLHKAGKKELVIDFTFTDDLLCTVTDNGIGRKEAKKIQERQGGRHESFALEAIKQRLEILKEQYGNEVGYTVFDEYDNQISTGTKVEIRMPFQKRY, from the coding sequence ATGATAAAAAGAATAACAGCCTGGTACAAAAAAATAATAGCTATTGGTACCCACGATGAATTTAGTGCGATACAAAATAAGCATACAAGACTGGTAAATATTTATATACTGATTGCTTTACATACCAGTATACTTTTTTATATAGGAGATTTAATTTTTATTCAAAAACCTCTAAGTTCGCATATCATAAGTTATATATCCCAATTTTATTTAATTTCTGTATTGGTATGTAATAAGAAAAGTTTTTTTGGGTTCGCAAAAATGTTGTGGATTTTATATTTATTCATTTTTATAAATTTATCTACCGTAATGGTTAACCCTGGGATTTATACAGAGTATTACTTCCTTCTAATTCCGGGAATTAGCTTATCGATTTATCAAAAAAAAACTTTACCTATAATATTTACATTGGTAAGTATAGTTTGCTTTTTTATTCCTTACTATTATCTCGATATATATCCAGTAGATCACCCAAACAGAATGAACGGTGTAGTGGTCATAATTTTATTTTATTGTATTTATGCCATAGTTAATTATTTTAAAAAACTTAATATTCGTAATGAAGAGAAATTGGCTCAAGCATATCAAAAACTTGAAGAATCTAAGAAGAGTGAATTAGCCTTGTTACAATTGAAGTCTTTAAAATCTCAAATGAATCCTCATTTTATATTTAATTCGCTTAATTCTATTCAGGATTTAATCCTTCAACAAAATACCGATTCATCATACGATTATGTAGTGTTATTCTCACAACTGGTTAGAAATACCTTAAACTACTCTAATAAAAACTTTATTGCTATTGATAAAGAATTAGAATTCTTAGAAATATATCTTCAACTAGAGAAATTAAGGTTCGAAGATGATTTTACATATACTATCCAACATACTAATACAGAAGGTTTATCTGTTCCTTCACTAATCGTACAACCTTTTATAGAAAATGCACTGATCCATGGTTTATTACACAAAGCGGGTAAAAAAGAACTCGTTATAGATTTTACATTTACAGATGATCTATTATGTACAGTAACCGATAATGGTATTGGTAGAAAAGAAGCAAAGAAAATCCAGGAGCGACAAGGAGGTCGTCATGAATCTTTTGCCCTGGAAGCTATAAAACAACGATTAGAAATCCTAAAAGAACAATATGGAAATGAGGTTGGGTATACCGTATTTGATGAATATGATAATCAAATAAGTACAGGTACCAAAGTAGAAATCAGGATGCCTTTTCAAAAGAGATATTGA
- a CDS encoding sensor histidine kinase, protein MLLCWGLYYVPFVITTGLYPEKTMNPILILSIFVASYVILNYSQSLNRKKEIELKKNKQDLEAAYKELELSKKNELAFLQLKSLKSQMNPHFIFNSLNSIQDLILQQNTDSSYDYVVLFSQLVRNTLNYSNKNFITIDKELEFLEIYLQLEKLRFEDDFTYTIQHTNTEGLSVPSLIVQPFIENALIHGLLHKAGKKELVIDFTFTDDLLCTVTDNGIGRKEAKKIQERQGGHHESFALEAIQQRLEILKEQYGTAVGYHIQDLYDNKFATGTKVEIRMPYKKKY, encoded by the coding sequence ATGTTACTTTGTTGGGGATTATATTACGTCCCTTTTGTGATAACTACAGGTCTGTATCCAGAGAAAACGATGAATCCTATTTTGATATTATCCATTTTTGTTGCGAGTTATGTTATATTAAATTATTCGCAATCATTAAATAGGAAAAAGGAAATTGAATTAAAAAAAAACAAACAAGATCTTGAAGCGGCCTATAAAGAATTAGAACTAAGTAAAAAGAATGAGTTGGCATTTTTACAATTAAAGTCACTTAAGTCTCAAATGAACCCTCATTTCATATTTAATTCGCTTAATTCTATTCAGGATTTAATCCTTCAGCAAAATACAGATTCATCGTACGATTATGTGGTTTTGTTCTCACAACTGGTTAGAAATACGTTAAACTATTCTAATAAAAACTTTATTACTATTGATAAAGAGCTAGAATTCTTAGAAATATATCTTCAACTAGAGAAATTAAGGTTCGAAGATGATTTTACATATACTATCCAACATACTAATACAGAAGGTTTATCTGTTCCTTCATTAATAGTACAACCTTTTATAGAAAATGCGCTGATCCATGGCTTACTACATAAAGCGGGTAAAAAAGAACTCGTTATAGATTTTACATTTACAGATGATCTATTATGTACAGTAACCGATAATGGTATTGGTAGAAAAGAAGCAAAGAAAATCCAGGAACGACAAGGAGGGCATCATGAATCTTTTGCCCTGGAAGCGATACAACAGAGATTAGAAATCTTAAAAGAGCAATATGGTACAGCGGTAGGATATCATATAC